The following are encoded together in the Phaseolus vulgaris cultivar G19833 chromosome 9, P. vulgaris v2.0, whole genome shotgun sequence genome:
- the LOC137821918 gene encoding basic blue protein-like: MFQGRGSALSLVLVTVISLLCLLVLVERANAATYTVGGPGGWTFNTDTWPSGKRFRAGDVLIFNYDSTNHNVVAVDKSGYNSCKTPAGAKVFRSGKDQIKLARGQNYFICNYPGHCESGMKVSMNAV; the protein is encoded by the exons ATGTTTCAGGGAAGAGGCAGTGCATTATCTTTGGTTTTGGTCACTGTGATTTCTCTACTGTGTCTGTTGGTTCTTGTAGAACGTGCTAATGCAGCAACTTACACAGTTGGAGGACCTGGAGGATGGACCTTCAACACTGATACTTGGCCCAGTGGAAAAAGGTTCAGAGCTGGTGATGTCCTAA TCTTCAACTATGACTCAACGAACCACAATGTGGTTGCTGTTGACAAGAGTGGATACAACAGCTGCAAAACACCAGCGGGTGCAAAAGTGTTCAGATCAGGGAAGGATCAAATCAAGCTAGCAAGAGGACAGAACTACTTCATATGCAACTATCCTGGTCACTGTGAATCTGGGATGAAGGTTTCCATGAATGCAGTGTGA
- the LOC137820969 gene encoding uncharacterized protein, translating to MDREQEEMQFLGFCGVYRESYNIIFACRKIFSKITLTLILPLSFIFLIHIEVSNILFSKIIKNSQQMMETPQDTPQYHNLSNMLSSEWATLMLFKLFYFTFLLIFSLLSTSAVVYTVASIYTERELTFSKVMTVVPKVWKRLMVTFLCTFGALFVYNVMAVFVFIIWALTVGGRSGGVGIFVVLTFFYFAGFVYLTVVWNLASVVTVLEESCGVGAMVKSNELIRGKMGLSVLIFLKLVVSFGLIQFLFKKTVVHGWRLGSVDRTLYGIVCLVLFSQLYLFQLVIQTVLYFVCKSYHHQNIDKSVLSDHLEVYHGEYEPLKVKDVQMEECHV from the coding sequence ATGGACAGAGAACAAGAGGAGATGCAGTTCCTGGGGTTCTGTGGCGTCTACAGAGAATCCTACAATATCATATTTGCATGCAGAAAGATCTTCAGCAAGATCACCCTAACTCTAATCCTTCCTCTCTCCTTCATCTTCCTCATCCACATCGAAGTCTCCAACATCCTCTTCAGCAAGATCATTAAAAATTCACAACAAATGATGGAAACCCCACAAGACACACCCCAGTACCACAACCTCTCCAACATGCTCTCTTCCGAATGGGCCACCTTGATGCTCTTCAAGCTCTTCTACTTCACCTTCCTCCTCATCTTCTCCCTCCTCTCCACCTCAGCAGTCGTATACACCGTCGCCTCAATTTACACCGAAAGAGAGCTCACTTTCTCCAAGGTCATGACCGTCGTTCCCAAGGTTTGGAAGAGACTCATGGTAACCTTTTTGTGCACCTTCGGGGCCCTTTTCGTCTACAACGTCATGGCAGTGTTTGTTTTCATCATATGGGCACTTACAGTCGGGGGAAGGAGTGGTGGAGTTGGGATTTTTGTGGTACTGACGTTCTTCTATTTCGCCGGGTTTGTCTACTTAACCGTGGTTTGGAATCTGGCTAGTGTTGTGACGGTGTTGGAAGAGTCGTGTGGGGTTGGAGCCATGGTGAAGAGCAACGAGTTGATAAGGGGGAAGATGGGTTTATCCGTACTCATATTCTTGAAGCTCGTGGTTTCCTTTGGGTTGATACAATTTCTGTTCAAGAAAACGGTGGTGCATGGGTGGAGGCTAGGGTCTGTAGACAGAACACTTTATGGGATCGTGTGTTTGGTGCTGTTCTCTCAGTTGTACCTGTTCCAACTTGTGATCCAAACGGTGCTCTATTTCGTTTGCAAGTCCTACCACCATCAGAATATTGATAAATCTGTTTTGTCAGATCACCTTGAAGTGTATCACGGAGAGTATGAGCCTTTGAAGGTCAAAGATGTTCAGATGGAAGAGTGCCATGTCTGA